One segment of Primulina tabacum isolate GXHZ01 chromosome 6, ASM2559414v2, whole genome shotgun sequence DNA contains the following:
- the LOC142549858 gene encoding CRM-domain containing factor CFM9, mitochondrial — protein sequence MFAATARNLQKHSLKAISSLIFNQRMLGSNDCTRFLPCSLNGSSGFSRVDDGFSVKRFNLVDGARGYSVKSMRSKVEKRMQRESGKTMREIRRAKKLRKKLMTDEERMIYNLRRAKKKVALLLQKLKKYELPELPPPRHDPELFTPEHLQAYKKIGFRNRNYVPVGVRGVFGGVVQNMHLHWKFHETVQVCCDNFPKEKIKEMATMLARLSGGIVVNIHNVKTIIMFRGRNYRQPKNLIPINTLTKRKALFKARFEQALESQKLNIKKTEQDLRRKGVNPDDPVAMASIQRVASTFFNAIDKREGSPYIFREDKSTQIETDKLQQPQDPEDDSDQEELDRFIAEIEDAADKEWAAEEAAEKEELDRVRYWNRDDFSRFTRDDRIRGEDSEDENRVRTGNWNQTRRRTSVDSESEDDKDSKLDHEWDSNDDVNRDSEGEDSEEDLDKLPWSKLERQKDNKIGKSNSKGFERNKIGSRGSTNDTSMSEDMLSDLDDAMWGSDEGEEQNLTNSGASINNYQSSSDDENYDQFKIEDKRNSKRGLNRNSGELAEDHSTAKHLSSD from the exons ATGTTCGCCGCAACTGCGAGAAATCTTCAAAAGCATTCTCTCAAAGCCATCTCTTCTTTGATCTTCAATCAGAG GATGTTGGGAAGCAATGATTGTACGAGGTTTTTGCCTTGTTCTCTCAATGGGAGTTCGGGGTTTTCGCGTGTGGATGACGGTTTTTCAGTGAAAAGGTTTAATCTTGTTGATGGAGCTCGCGGGTATTCGGTGAAGAGTATGAGGAGTAAAGTAGAGAAGCGAATGCAGAGGGAATCGGGTAAAACCATGAGGGAGATTCGAAGGGCGAAAAAGTTGAGAAAAAAGTTGATGACGGATGAGGAACGCATGATTTATAATCTAAGAAGA GCAAAGAAAAAGGTTGCTTTACTCCTTCAGAAGCTGAAAAAGTACGAGTTACCAGAGCTTCCACCTCCACGCCACGACCCTGAGCTGTTTACTCCTGAACATTTACAGGCATATAAGAAGATCGGTTTCAGAAACAGAAATTATGTTCCAGTAGGTGTTCGTGGAGTCTTTGGAGGAGTTGTTCAAAATATGCACCTTCATTGGAAATTCCACGAGACAGTGCAAGTTTGTTGCGATAATTTTCCCAAGGAAAAGATTAAGGAGATGGCAACTATGTTGGCAAGATTGAGCGGTGGCATCGTGGTCAACATACATAACGTGAAAACTATTATCATGTTCCGAGGCCGAAATTATCGTCAGCCAAAGAATTTAATACCTATCAATACTCTCACTAAAAGGAAG GCGCTGTTTAAAGCAAGATTTGAACAAGCACTTGAATCACAGAAGCTTAACATAAAGAAAACAGAACAGGACCTCCGTAGAAAGGGGGTGAATCCCGACGATCCGGTTGCCATGGCCAGCATACAAAGAGTGGCATCCACATTTTTCAATGCAATTGACAAGAGAGAAGGAAGTCCCTACATTTTCCGAGAGGACAAATCAACACAGATCGAAACTGACAAGCTTCAGCAGCCACAGGATCCTGAGGACGACAGTGATCAGGAGGAGCTTGACCGATTCATTGCTGAGATAGAAGATGCAGCTGACAAAGAATGGGCTGCAGAGGAAGCAGCAGAGAAAGAAGAACTCGATCGTGTTAGATATTGGAACAGAGATGATTTTAGTAGATTCACAAGAGATGACAGGATCAGAGGTGAAGATTCAGAGGATGAAAACAGGGTAAGGACGGGAAATTGGAATCAGACTCGTAGGAGGACCTCAGTAGATAGTGAAAGTGAAGATGACAAAGATTCCAAGCTTGATCATGAATGGGATTCCAATGATGATGTGAATCGTGATAGTGAAGGCGAGGACTCTGAGGAAGATCTCGATAAACTCCCCTGGAGTAAATTGGAAAGACAGAAGGATAATAAGATTGGTAAATCCAACTCAAAGGGATTCGAGAGAAATAAAATTGGATCTAGGGGCAGTACGAACGACACATCTATGTCAGAAGATATGCTAAGTGACCTCGATGATGCTATGTGGGGGTCAGACGAGGGGGAAGAACAAAACCTGACAAATTCTGGAGCATCAATTAACAATTACCAAAGCAGTAGTGATGATGAGAACTACGATCAGTTCAAGATAGAAGATAAAAGAAATTCTAAGAGGGGCTTAAATAGAAATAGTGGTGAGTTGGCAGAAGACCATTCTACGGCCAAACACTTGTCAAGTGATTAA